From a single Anoplolepis gracilipes chromosome 3, ASM4749672v1, whole genome shotgun sequence genomic region:
- the Tfam gene encoding transcription factor A, mitochondrial isoform X1 — MIITSWRLLFPINGVNLCTSFYYRRLATTQESISKLKRNIEKNILPPKPKKPLNVFMQYFLSMKDKLHKEYPNCTQQDLVKKVAKQWAHVEPTVKQNLQKQYMEQHSVYKQKLMDYKNSITDDQQMLIKKELVKKEHALEKSQVKQKLAELGKPKRPLTAFILFVQDNKMSKDSHVSQQDWLSNLGKEWKNLTMEAKSKYITDAAQLSEKYKVEIKKWEENMIREGHQDLLKSTLKSKHDVDIDKHKK, encoded by the exons ATGATTATAACGAGCTGGAGGTTATTATTTCCTATTAATGGCGTTAATTTGTGTACAAg tttttattatagaagatTGGCTACCACGCAAGAATCCATATCCAAACTTAAGcgcaatatagaaaaaaatattttaccacCAAAACCCAAGAAAccattaaatgtatttatgcaatattttctcTCAATGAAAGATAAGTTGCACAAAGAATATCCCAATTGTACGCAGCAAGATCTTGTGAAAAAAGTAGCAAAACAATGGGCACATGTAGAGCCAACAGTAAAACAGAATTTGCAAAAGCAGTATATGGAACAACACTCTgtgtataaacaaaaattaatggaTTATAAGAATTCAATAACTGATGATCAGcagatgttaataaaaaaagaattagtaAAAAAGGAGCATGCTTTAGAAAAAAGTCAAGTTaaacaa AAACTTGCAGAACTAGGAAAACCAAAGCGGCCATTAACTGCCTTTATCTTATTCGTGCAGGATAATAAGATGAGCAAAGATTCACATGTATCACAGCAA gATTGGTTAAGTAACTTGGGTAAAGAATGGAAGAATTTGACAATGGAAgctaaaagtaaatatataacagacGCAGCGCaattatcagaaaaatataaagttgaaataaaaaaatgggaGGAAAATATGATTCGAGAAGGTCatcaagatttattaaaatctactCTTAAATCTAAACATGATGTCGATATTgataaacacaaaaaatag
- the Tfam gene encoding transcription factor A, mitochondrial isoform X2, with protein sequence MIITSWRLLFPINGVNLCTRRLATTQESISKLKRNIEKNILPPKPKKPLNVFMQYFLSMKDKLHKEYPNCTQQDLVKKVAKQWAHVEPTVKQNLQKQYMEQHSVYKQKLMDYKNSITDDQQMLIKKELVKKEHALEKSQVKQKLAELGKPKRPLTAFILFVQDNKMSKDSHVSQQDWLSNLGKEWKNLTMEAKSKYITDAAQLSEKYKVEIKKWEENMIREGHQDLLKSTLKSKHDVDIDKHKK encoded by the exons ATGATTATAACGAGCTGGAGGTTATTATTTCCTATTAATGGCGTTAATTTGTGTACAAg aagatTGGCTACCACGCAAGAATCCATATCCAAACTTAAGcgcaatatagaaaaaaatattttaccacCAAAACCCAAGAAAccattaaatgtatttatgcaatattttctcTCAATGAAAGATAAGTTGCACAAAGAATATCCCAATTGTACGCAGCAAGATCTTGTGAAAAAAGTAGCAAAACAATGGGCACATGTAGAGCCAACAGTAAAACAGAATTTGCAAAAGCAGTATATGGAACAACACTCTgtgtataaacaaaaattaatggaTTATAAGAATTCAATAACTGATGATCAGcagatgttaataaaaaaagaattagtaAAAAAGGAGCATGCTTTAGAAAAAAGTCAAGTTaaacaa AAACTTGCAGAACTAGGAAAACCAAAGCGGCCATTAACTGCCTTTATCTTATTCGTGCAGGATAATAAGATGAGCAAAGATTCACATGTATCACAGCAA gATTGGTTAAGTAACTTGGGTAAAGAATGGAAGAATTTGACAATGGAAgctaaaagtaaatatataacagacGCAGCGCaattatcagaaaaatataaagttgaaataaaaaaatgggaGGAAAATATGATTCGAGAAGGTCatcaagatttattaaaatctactCTTAAATCTAAACATGATGTCGATATTgataaacacaaaaaatag
- the LOC140664325 gene encoding uncharacterized protein: protein MAETNARREARRRRILENSENRLRKIIARNNADEIDDDNPRMESNSFKTETYLEEYNIRNGTCNVEKEAELQDSTRFNDDKHENFLNDTSDKSTCLSEQISKPKFMLHRLLSNRINFILLAGIVNILLMLKLDNLFGQTIIIPYLLLMLGRLYNCKSLLETQDSNLLFAALILCNIKPKLIYRFKISFVLFTIILNDFGLYMFSFVLMRYAISCYYYHNAAIPISV, encoded by the exons ATGGCTGAAACTAATGCCAGAAGAGAAGCAAGGAGACGACGAATTTTAGAAAACTCGGAAAATcgtttacgtaaaattatagCGAGGAATAATGCAGATGAAATTGACG atGATAATCCACGAATGGAAAGCAATAGTTTTAAAACAGAAACATATTtggaagaatataatatcagAAATGGTACATGTAATGTCGAAAAAGAGGCAGAATTGCAAGATTCTACAAGATTCAACGATGATAAACatgaaaactttttaaatgacACTAGTGATAAAAGTACATGTTTATCGGAACAAATATCCAAGCCAAAATTTATGTTACACAGATTATTATCCaatcgtatcaattttatCCTGCTAGCTGGGATTGTCAACATTTTACTAATGCtgaaattagataatttatttgggCAG ACAATTATTATACCTTACTTGTTACTGATGTTGGGACGTCTATACAATTGTAAGAGTTTACTTGAAACACAAGACAGCAATTTACTATTTGCTGCTTTGATATTATGCAATATCAaaccaaaattaatttatagatttaaaatatcatttgtattatttactataatacTTAATGATTTTggtttatatatgtttagttTTGTATTAATGCGCTATGCTATTAGCTGCTATTACTACCACAATGCTGCAATACCAATAAGTgtgtaa